Genomic window (Equus asinus isolate D_3611 breed Donkey chromosome 13, EquAss-T2T_v2, whole genome shotgun sequence):
ACATCATGTACTGTACTAAGTGTTGTGTGATTCTCTCTCAGGATCCTCACAACACCTTTGTGAGGCACTTCGTAATCTCCATTTTATCAATGGATATTTGTTGAGCTTGAGCAACCATGAGTTTTCCAAGATCACCCCACTATTAAGTGGAGTTCAAACTAGGTCTTCCAATTCCCAATTAAGTATTGAACTTGGGAAGGGACTGGAGGAGACTGCAGGAGCTAGTATCAGGAAAATATTTCTGGGACAGCTTGGAGGGAACAGAAATTCACTGTAGCAACTTGGGTGGCTAGCAATCTCAGTTCTCCAGCAGGGGGCGCCCTCGCATCTTTAGCCTTCAGGAGCGCCCaagtggaggagaggaaagaaactcAGGTTCTTGAGTGCCCGCAATGTGCCCACCAGGTGCTGTGTTAGGTGCAGTTGAAATCCCCCCGCTCCGTTATACACGGCCAAAGGTGAGCCGAGGCGGGTGGGGCTTCAGGTTGTATTTAGACGGGgaagtgggaggtggggagaggcagagaggagcaagGCCGTGGCCAAAGGCTACCCCTAACACTGTGGCCTGAAcagggggaagaaaggagaacaTTTGAACTTGAAGCAGATTTTACTACTTCCttgttgtgtggccttgggcaaattgctAGATGTCTCTGATcttattttctcatctctgaaaatGGCTGTAACAGCTGTTTCTCAAGGTCGTTGGGAGGACTAGATGAGTTAATATCCGTGAAAGTTCCTAGCAAAGTGCCTAGTTTTTCTTCTTTCGTGGGATAAAGTCTTTTTATGTCCTCACCAAACAGCCAAGGCAGTCTTAATTTTACTCCACCTTTTCCCTGCCTCTCGGGCTCTGTGTCTTTCTCCATTTGGAGCAGGAGCCAGTTTCTATATCCCTGGACCTTTACTCCTCCTCCTTGGAACTTGCCAGGTTGACGGTGAATGGAGCAGTTCATCTCTACCTTTTAAATCTACTGCTTTTCTCTACTCGGAATGTCCTGATCTCCTTTGTCAGCTCCTGTGTCCAAGTCCTGGTCCTGTTGTGAACCTAAAGCTAGAGACCCTACAGTGGATGGAGAAGACGTGGAGGGACAGCAAAAAGGTGGTCCCAGGGATGCTTTACTGCATCAACCTTGGCCTTGTGTGCCTCTGAACACAGCACATCCTGTACACAGTCCCAGGCAGAAAGGAGGCGCCCAGGGCCCTCTCTGAAACccgcacccacccacccccaacagCAGCCCTGGTCCAGGTGaagcctgggaggggcaggcagcccTCTCACCTGGGAGGCCATGGTCCCGGCTGCGTTGCATGTTGAGAGCTGCCAGGTCCAGCCCGATTCTTCTCACTTGCCGAAACAGCCTCTCCCGGAGTTCATCCACTAACATGGAATCTTGGCGGTTCAGCTTGGCAGGGGTAGCCATGAGGCCTCGGAGGATGGGGTCGATGCCACCTGGTGGCGGGGAATATGAGCAGCACAGATTGGACTAGCCTCTGGGAAGCCCCTTGGATCATCACATGGTGCCAGGCTAGCTCAGACCTGGACAAGACACTCGCTTATATTCTACAAAATTTGTATCAGGAAACAGGGGCCTGGGTGGACATGAAGGGAGTTGGAGCTGGCGGGGAAAGAAGTCACCCCCACTTCTTAAAGAAGGTGTGGAAGGCAAGCTCCTTTCAGGCCCACAAGCCACCATTCTGACATCCATCTCCTCCCCTTTTGGAAATCCTCTAATCTCAGGAGCTGGGAGGCCCATGACTGAGGGTCTTGGTGGCACCTGCCTTGTTTTCACTGTCCTGGGGAGATGGTTAGCAGTGGCCTGAGCGGCAGCCTGCCTCCTGGCACTAAGCTGGGCCCTACTCCCACTCCCATCTGCCTCTGGAAAACCTGGTTACCTTCATGCACGATTCGCCAGCTGGCAAAGAAGGCGGAGCTAAGCGGGACACGCGAGTTGGGTGCTGAGGCCCGGTACTGGCTGTCCAAGCGGAACATGAAGGGCTGAAGCATGGTGTGGCCAAAGCGGAAGGCCAGGGTGAAAACATTGGCCACACGGGGGTCCACGTTGGAGCAGTACCCCCGATAGGGCCCCAGGGTTTTCCTGGCCCGGGCCTTGCCCAGAACCAGGGGCAGAAAGTCTCGGTAGGTGATGATCTGGAAGAGGACACATAGGAGGAACGTTACCTCACTGGCCGCCCACCCTCCTCCCTTGCATTTGGACAGGCCTCTTGCCTTTTGAAGGGCTGCTCAGACATTTAATTCTTTATTGGCATCATGTCAAATGTGGCAACATTACCTTCCTGTTGGCTGATGGAGATagtgaagcccagagaggctgagtgaTGAGGACAGGGTCACACAGGGATGGGGGTACAGGTCAGATATCAGGTACACCCTCAGTCTCCCAGACTTAGCTGACTTGAGGCACCTCCCTGAGGGTGTGTTAAGGAAGGTGGGAGCCACTCCTTCAGGTGGCTTCTCTTGCCAGATTGTCTTCTAGGTGATGCTGGGACCCAGGGCTCTCTACCTGGACCATGGCCCCCACGATCTTCCGAGCCTCCTGGTACAGCTTGTCCCCGGTCCACCGGGGATTCAGGCGTCTCAGCTCGGTAGCCAGCCGGTTGTGCTCTCGCATAAAGAGAGTGTGCAGCGCTGCCAGTTTGGGGGTTTCAGTTGATCGGGAGTCACCTGGAAAACCCCAAGTTTAGAGTCACCATAGACCTTCCCAGAGAATGTCTTTCTATTAAGGCAGTCAGAGCTCTGAGGACTCAAGAGAGGTGGTGGGACTTTGTGACCTGGGCCAAATTCCTGGCCCTCACTGgacctccatttcctcagctgTGCTGTGAGGTGCCACTGACCGCCACCCTCCTCCCCCGCACAGCGGGCCAGGGCGGGGAGGACAACAGGGTCTTGGATCCTGAAGTGACTGGAACAGGTTTGGATGAGGTGGAAAAGCACGGGGAGGGAAAATCTTTGCCTAATGATTCCACTCTGTAAGATGACCAGATCCAAGGCTGGTGGAGGGAGCTGGGTGATTCTAGGAACCTTGACTTTGGGACTGTGAGCCCACGTGTCCTGTGAACTGCATCCGTCTGCACGTCCTCTGCCGAGGGCTGGACCTTCCCCCAGCTTTGGACTTAGTGTCGTGCTGCTCTCCCCAGGGAGCCCAAGAGAGTTGGGCAGAGCCCGTCCCTGTAGCAAACCTTCCCCTCGAGGCCGGGAAGGAAAGTCAAGTCCCAAAGGTGGGCCCTACACACAGTCATTTGCCGGCTTTGAACTAAACCCTTTTGTACAAAGTCATATTTAATCTACTTTTTAGTAGACCTCTCGTGAAGGTGCACGCTGCTCTTGCCAGGAGCAAAGAAATATACAATCCTTAGGAAAGGCGGCTGGAGCCAACTCCCTGAGAAGAAAGCAGTGGAGTCGAGTGGGAAGGTCACAGACCGGACACTACGCTGACTTGAGTGCCCACTGTGGACTCTGCCACCTGAAATCTGTGCTCTGAGCACATTAGTTATCttcccccagcctcagtttctcgtCTGTCAGACGAAGGTGATAAAAATGCCCTCCTTCCAGGGCTGCTGTAAGGATTAGAGATGGCGCCTTTAAATGTCATAAATAACCAGAAACAATGACCATTATCATTATAACCAGCACATGGGGCAAAGGCCCCAGGAGAGTTGACATCAGGCATCCAGAGGAAGGTACCAGATAACAGTGTCTAGTGAGGCAAGAGAGAGGGCACATAAAAACCTAAGGGAATTTAGCccagagaagagaaatatttgGGTCATTAAACAGGCTATTACTGTGTGAAAGAGAGATAGCTTCTTCTCTGAAGTTCCAGAAGCATGAAGAAGAGCAATAAGTGGATGTTGGCTCTAAATGAGGGAGACCTTTGTAACAGTCAGCACTGCTACAGATGGACCATTGCACTGTATAGGCCTGAGCTCCCTATCACTGGGGAGAGGCAAGCGGTGATCGCTGGCCACACACAGGGCGTTTGCAAAGGGACTCCTTCCCGCTTACTGATTCCATGATGACTACCACAGGTCTGTGCTATGGTGTGTCTAATATTGAGGTCTGAGGCCATACATCCACGTCACAGCCCGCCGTGGCTTCCCAACCCAGAACCCCGAGTCTGACCTGCCAAGAAACAGGGGATGCGCGCATTGCGGTTGGTGAGGCGACAGGGGTCGTTGCGCATATTGTCGAAGGGCAGCAGGTCCCGGCCATTGTCACGGAACTGTTGGTTGACAGCCAGCAGCCCGAAGTAGTTGGTCTGGTTGCGGAGCCGCTGGGCAAGGGAGACCTCGCTGCCGTACACCATGCTGGCATCCACAAAGGAGGTGAGAGCGTTGATCTGGTTTCGgactttgttcttgttttgggGGCATGCGGGTGCCGAGCGGAAGAAAGGGATACAGTCACTCTGGTTCTTGATGCGAGGGTCATTGCGTGGGATCTGAGGTGGAAGAGGAGCCAGTGAGACTGGGGTCCCTAGAAAGAAAGCTCACTCTTCTTGGTCATCCCCCACCTGCTTTAAAACCTTGCTGAaaactcccctcctccaggaagccctccttgactCACCCAGACTCATACTGCTCACCAGGTCAACCTGCGCATCCTCAGCACTTTGTGCCATAGAGTCATGGAAGGTTAGAAATGGATGAGGCCTtagatcctcattttacaggtggggaaactgaggctcagagaagggaagtagCAAACAGTTATCAGGAGAGGAGGGGTTAGAACCTAGATCTCCTGTCGATTAGGCCTGTGCTCCTTTCAGTCCATTCAATTTGATGGATATTTCCTAAGTGCCTCTCTGTGCTCGTGCTTTGGATACTGTGAAGGTCAATGAGACCCAGTACAGGGTACAGGAAGCCAGCCTTTCAGGGAAAACAGCCACACATATGGAGACTATCACTCTAGATTGAGGTGCCATTTGCTGTGCTTGATCTAAAAGCCAAAAGCTAAAGATAGAATAGGAAGATatgggaaggctccctggaggaggtgcccGTGAACCAGAGCTTGAGGAATGGATAGGGTTGCAACAGGGAGGAGCCAGCCACGGGCCCTCACATGTCACGCCCCATGAATGTCGCCCTGCCTCTTGAGTGTGAGTGAGGGTGTGCATGTCGGAGTGTGTGCGTGCATGGCCCCCCTCTGTCCCCAGTAGAAGTTCTGCTCGCTGGAGTCCATCTTTTCTTCCCTAGTGTTTCACACCACCCTTGCCTCTCAGCCTGAAGGAGAGCACTGTGCTCACACCCGATCCCAGGATTTGGCGGGAGCTGCAGGGCCCTTGGACTTtcccaggaaagagagaagggcaAGAGCAAAGAGGCCCTAAAGGCTTCCAAAAGCAGCAGCTCAGTGGCTTCCCCTGTGAGAATCAGACCCATGGGTCGAGGCCAGTCTGATTGCTTTCCCTTCCCTGGAGCCTGCACTGAACCTCCTGGCAGGTTGCACTCCCACCCCTCAAAGACGCACAGAACCAGGGGTGTGTTCCAGGCTGTGCCTCTTATCTCTGCCTGATACTCCAGCATCACAGACAGCTCCTTGAGGATGGTGTTTTAGTCTTCCACATCCCTACTCCCAGCTGTCAGCCCTTGGGTGGAGGCTGCACCGGGGCCTGGGAGGTTGGCTGAGGGTACCTTGATGGGGAAGCAGGGGGGCAGCTGGGCGCAGGTCTTCTCACAGTCGACGCCCGCAGTGAAGGCCACTCTGGCTGGGGACTCAGGGGAGAAGTCCAAGTCGTGGTCAATGAACTGGCCCCACTGCATGAACATGAGGGCCCGGCCCCTGTCGGAGGTCAGCCTCTCACTGGGGAAGCGCACGATCTGGTTGGAGACGTCCCGGACCTGGAGGGGAGATAGGTCACTGTAGGGCATGGGCTCCCAGACCCTGCAAGGTGTTGGGGCCAACCCGGAACTCAGGAGCCAGCAGATGGCCCCTGCTGGAGTTAACAaaatctctcctcctctcctgacctcccctcccctttcctatTTTGTCCCACCTCCTATGTGGCTGTCATTCCTAGAAAGATGTTCTCTGGCTTGGCTCATGAGGATTCCAGGGGTAAAGAGAAAGGGGGGGGGGGCTAGGTTGGCTGGCTGAGACCACACCAGCTCTTCCAGAGAGGTAAATAGATCAAATGGATAAATCAATTCATAGACTAGTGGGTAACTAGACGATAGAACTGATCGATAGATGCACGGACCGGTTGCTAGGTGGTGGATAACTATAGAGAGAATTGGATAGATAGACGGAAGGATCaatggaagaaaaattaataagtaGATTTTTGATAGATGTAGGTGATGGATTGTTATATTGACATATGAATAGAAAATTGATAAGCTGGTAAacattgtcatttagattggCAGACATAGCTAGATGAAGGTGTATAGCTCTTTATATTTAGCAAGATACTTTGACAgtaattctttcagaaaaaacAATACTGTAAGAGCTAGCGTTAATAGACCACATCCGATATGGATGTTTATAGGAGGGACCTTATTTAATATTCACGTCGGCAATATGAGGTAGGATTTACTGCCAtcttacatatgaggaaactgagactcagctGTATtgcctgcccaaagtcacacagcccgCCAGTGGTGGAGCCTAGATTTGAGCCCTGTCTGGCTGACTCTGGGCTCCGCTTTGACTCCCGTGTTTCGAAGAGAAGGAGCATCCTCCAGACCCTCAGCCCTGACTCacaagagggaggaggaagccaTTGCGCTTCTTGCCGGGGGTCCAGCCGAAGGGGAGCGACAGCCTATCCTCATACTCAGCTGGCAGCCAGCGAGCCAGGGGCTGATTGGAGGCCCCCAGCCAGGGTCTCTTCCTGCAGCAGTAGGTGGGCTCAAGTCAGCAGAGTTCTGGGCCTGGAGACCACTCAGCGTGTAGGGAAGGGTGGATGAGGGAAGGGAGGCACCCCCCAGGTCAGGCGCAGGCCCTGGCACCCACTTGTTGTTGCATCTCCCGGTGATGGTGCGATATTTGTTACTGCACTTCTCGGCCTGGTCCTGGAGAGCACAGCCAGTGGCCTGGGACAGCAGCCGCAGCTGGGGTTCTGTTAGCACATCTTGTGGGGGGAGGTGAATAGGGGCCTGGACCCAGGATTCTAGCTCCTTCCTGAGCTTGTCTGCTCAGTATCTCTCATCCCTTTACCTCTCCCCTCCCAACACCCCAAGGCTGTGtaccctgcctccccctcctggcTTCCTTCCACTCCCAGGCCAGGGAAGGCCCTGGGGGCTCAGTAGGGAGCACAGTACCAGTGACATTGAAGGATCTGGACCCCTGGAGTTGTAACTTCTCCTCCAGCAGCCCCAAGGCCACATGCATATAATCGGCAGCCCGAACGACTGTCCTGGTGGCCGCTGCTGGTCGTTTGAAGTAGGAGAGCAGGTCCATGGGGCTGGCCAATCCACTGCGAAGGCGCTGCTTCATGCTGCCCAGGAGAGGAGGGATGAGGGCTGGAGAAAGGAAGCAGACTCACCCAGCAGATCCCCAGGCCGGGCGGCAGGCAGTCAGGACAGTGTAAACAGACAGAATGATGGATGGGAGGGAGGCTCTCTACACACGTGGCACTGCCCCATGGCGCCCAGGGGCAGGATGATGGGTGAGGTGACCTTGGCTGGAGCCCATCCTGCCTCATCTACCCTCTCAGGCCCATGCAGTCCTCAGACCCAGACCTACCTCCTCTGAGTCTGATTGTAGGCCGCATCCACCAGCAACTTGGCCTCTGTTATGCAGCCCCGAAGGACCGAGGTCTCCACTGCCCTGGGGGAGGCTGTTCAGAGGGAAGGGAACTCAGGGTCCAGGGGAGCTGCAGTCCCCCCACACCCAAGTTCTTCCCCCTCCATTGCCCTCCTCCTGGGCCGCCCAAAGGGCTATTACCTGGGGCAGTGCCCTCACAGAGCTGGGCCAGGATGAGTGCAGCTAGGACGCCTGCCAGGGCCAGGAGCAGCTTCATCTTCGCAATGAGACCCCCAGCCACAGCGCGTTAAGCCACCGAAACACACGTCCTGCGCATGGGTGGAGTCCCGTGCTCACTTCTCACCCAGAGGACCCAAGCTGACCTCTCCCCTTCTGCTCTTCTGTGGAAGTAGCTGGGAAGGACTTTTATATCCcgtcctggggtgggggaggggggctctGGGCCCCAAAAGCCCAGCCCCTTGAGGTGGAGCTCTGGAACTTCCCTCATTTTTGGGGGAGTCTTGAGACTgacacaccccacccccacccctcccctcgcTGGTCTGGGGATGTTCTTCCCTCCCACCCACTCACCCCATCCGCACCCTCTTTGCTATCGAGTTCCAGAGCAGCGCCTGGAACACAAAGCATCGCTCAAGGAACATTTGCAGGAGGACTGAGAAGCAGTGTGCTGCAGAAGAGGATTGGGCCAGGTCTCTGCCACGAACTAgttgtgtggtcttgggcaagtcacttcccctctctgggcctcagtttccacatccctAAAATGAGAATTGGGCCAGATGATTGAGAaggctcctctcctcccccaacaGGGCAGAAACTGGATCTGTCTTAGTGTTGTTGTATCTCCTCACACCCCCCAGCACAAGGCCTGCCATTCAGTAGGTACTAAATAGacgtttgttgagtgaatgaatgatttaagATCAATGATTCAGCCCCTCCTCCTTACTCCCTATCCCTACCAGCTCTCTCCAAGGTGCCAGGACTGGGTGAGGTGATGGCTGAGGCAGGCCCTGGCGGTGAGAACTAAGGGGCTAACGCATGGGACCATTTGCGACACACAGTGAGATGTCATGGGGAAAGTCCCCTGCAGAGTGATGGGAGCAAGCCTCCATAGAAGCTGAGGAACTGTCTTGGGCTGAGTGCTTCTCTCCCTGTTTCTTCAGTGTGTATCCATGGTAGGTTTGCACTGAGCAGTGGGTGTCAATTCTGACTTCCTACTGGGCTTGACCAGCAGTAGCTTCCTTAGAGGAGGCTGCTGTAGTGGGCTCAGAGTGACCTGGGTGGCAACTGGCTCTGTCACTACCTGTGCAACCTTGGCTGGGCCTCTATTTCCACATCTTAATGGTAGAACGCCCCCCGTCGGTCTTCCCCCAGGGGCCCGTGCCCTCTCACACCTCCTTGCCTCTCCTGCAGGTCCCTCCACTGGGTGAGCTATGCTCATCCTTTGCCCCGACCCCATCCTGGCCTGCCTGGAGAACATGTGCTTGTCTCTCCATACACAGCTCCAGAATCGCCCCTGCTGCACCCTGCAGCCTGCCTGTCCTCGGCCCTTCTTCAGGTGGACGTGGCTGTCCTTCCTCAGGGCAGACCCTGTGCCTGCTCCAGACTCCCAGCAGGGCTGTTCCCAGTATCCTTACCTCCTGCCTTCTGTCCCCCACGCCCTGCCTGCCAGCCCCTGCTCCCACACCCACACCACCAGCCGACAGTT
Coding sequences:
- the EPX gene encoding eosinophil peroxidase; the protein is MKLLLALAGVLAALILAQLCEGTAPASPRAVETSVLRGCITEAKLLVDAAYNQTQRSMKQRLRSGLASPMDLLSYFKRPAAATRTVVRAADYMHVALGLLEEKLQLQGSRSFNVTDVLTEPQLRLLSQATGCALQDQAEKCSNKYRTITGRCNNKKRPWLGASNQPLARWLPAEYEDRLSLPFGWTPGKKRNGFLLPLVRDVSNQIVRFPSERLTSDRGRALMFMQWGQFIDHDLDFSPESPARVAFTAGVDCEKTCAQLPPCFPIKIPRNDPRIKNQSDCIPFFRSAPACPQNKNKVRNQINALTSFVDASMVYGSEVSLAQRLRNQTNYFGLLAVNQQFRDNGRDLLPFDNMRNDPCRLTNRNARIPCFLAGDSRSTETPKLAALHTLFMREHNRLATELRRLNPRWTGDKLYQEARKIVGAMVQIITYRDFLPLVLGKARARKTLGPYRGYCSNVDPRVANVFTLAFRFGHTMLQPFMFRLDSQYRASAPNSRVPLSSAFFASWRIVHEGGIDPILRGLMATPAKLNRQDSMLVDELRERLFRQVRRIGLDLAALNMQRSRDHGLPGYNAWRRFCRLSQPRNLAQLSRVLKNQALARKFLNLYGTPDNIDIWVGAIAEPLLPGARVGPLLACLFENQFRRARDGDRFWWQKRGVFTKRQRKALRRVSLSRIVCDNTGITTVSRHIFKANTHPRGFVSCRSIPKLDLSAWRGK